The Thermodesulfobacteriota bacterium genome includes a window with the following:
- a CDS encoding DUF4149 domain-containing protein, whose protein sequence is MVTLFKFIHLLSIVVWIGSVVFFSFFAAPSIFKVLPRETAGDVVGDIFPKYWIINYFCSLVALFTLLGLSLMEGVFPFLRVAVLAALTLLVFYSGIFIGSEARDVKARMKAVEDRAEREKMREEFKRLHRKSSTMNMVVLTVGLIFIWLTAAGISL, encoded by the coding sequence ATGGTTACCCTGTTTAAGTTCATACATCTCTTATCCATCGTCGTCTGGATCGGCTCGGTCGTCTTCTTCAGCTTCTTCGCCGCGCCGAGTATCTTCAAGGTGCTTCCGCGCGAGACGGCCGGGGACGTGGTGGGCGACATATTCCCGAAGTACTGGATCATAAATTACTTCTGCAGCCTGGTCGCCCTCTTTACGCTCCTCGGCCTCTCCTTAATGGAGGGGGTGTTCCCCTTCCTGCGCGTGGCGGTGCTCGCAGCACTCACGCTCCTTGTCTTCTACTCGGGGATCTTCATCGGCAGCGAGGCGAGGGACGTCAAGGCACGGATGAAGGCCGTGGAGGACAGGGCCGAAAGGGAAAAGATGAGGGAGGAGTTCAAAAGGCTCCACAGGAAGAGTTCCACGATGAACATGGTCGTGCTCACCGTGGGACTTATCTTCATATGGCTTACCGCCGCGGGCATCAGCTTATAG